The region TTCTCCATCAAGACAATTATTCCCTACTTCTCTAACTCGAGGAATGAAAACAATTTATATTCGTTCAacttttttttataataaaaatataagcTAAAAGTATGTAAAAATCTAcattttataataaaaaaaagCTTAAAACTCAAAAATCTACGTTTACTTTGGATTTCTCATGTAAAAATCTAATTAAAATATGTAATATTTCAATTATATTTAATGTGTAAACTAAGTGGACCAATTCAAATCTTGGTGTGTGCAAAATTTTAGTGATTTTTTTAATGAGCATGCTGTATCAACACCACATGTATGTCAAATGAAACCTAAATTTAACTTATAACTTTTAAAAATTAAGGGATTAAAATGGATTCCGAAATAAAAATAAGagattaaaaaaatatattttgtttattacttcctccgttcctttttaagtgtcacatttggactttttacacataccaagaaagctaattattattgttactttttaaacaataattttcattttacctataatacccttaattatattctacatttattttactttttctctctcgGTAATAATTAcataggggtaattttgacaaaagtgcatttaatactaccttgaattctacaagtgacaattaaaaagaaacacaaatttatcaagaaagtgacatttaaaaaggaacggagggagtacTTATCTTTTATAGAATTCCGATGATAGTTGGGTTGATATCCGATTGCACGGACATAGatttatatttttatataaaaGACCATTCATTTTTTAGATTTATTGATATATTGATTATTCAATAAATCTAAATAAATAAATTGTTTTTTATAAAAAAGGACTGAGTTACGAATTTAACCATTTCTACTAGACTTACACCTCAAATGTCCATTGTTATTGGTTGTGTATAAGATTCCTTCAAAACATAAACCTTAAACACAAGAAACACATaacaaataaaagaaaacaaagtATCAGACATGTACAAAGGTAACCACAAGTCCCTACCAATGTAGCATCTTATAATCACGAGGAAATAACTTAAACTTGAAAGCCATGCCAAAGCCATACCTTACCTCTCTATACAAATTTTCATTTCGTTAATTTCTTCCTCACAAAGCATAGAACCACAATCTCCTTCGCTACATCACATACTATATTATTCCCATCACCTCTCAATGGAACACAACACTGCTACAAATTATCAACTTTCTCTGCTACAATCCTCCAAACAAAAAACAACAATTTCAATCATTAACTCATAGCCATGCCAAACCGTGACGTTGGATCCGGTTTGTTTGGTAGACCACTTCACTCAGTCCTCGGTGGAGGAAAAAGTATGACTCCAATATTTTTATCGTCGCGATTTAAACTCGAATATTTTCCTCTGTGATatcattttcttttgattttgcagTTGCTGATATCTTGCTATGGAAAGACAAGTATTTATCTGCAGCAATTGTAGCTGGATTTTCAATCATTTGGTTTCTCTTCGAAGTGGTTGAATATAATCTTGTTACTCTTCTCTGTCACATCCTCATTGCCCTTATGCTCATTTTCTTTGTTTGGCATAATGCAGCTGGATTAATCACTTGGTAATTAATTCAATTCGCAACAACCTTATAAAAATATCAATAATAAAAAAATCTTGTTTAGTAACATTATTTACTTTTGTGTTGTATTTCAGGAGACTTCCTGATATCTACGATTTCGAAATCTCAGATTCAACCACTCGATTCATTCATAATAAGTTGAACTTTTTCTTGAGAATATTCTTTGACATCTCAACCGGAAATGATCTCAGATTTTTCTTCGTAGTATGACTATAGTACAAAATTCAAATTTTATTACACTAACTAAATAGAGTTTAATAATATATTTGTTTGTTAATATCAAAATTATTGAATTTCAGACAATAGCTGGTCTATGGATCATGTCTACTATTGGAACTTTCTTCAGCACTGTTAATTTACTATATACAAGTAAGATTCCAATTACAagttaatattattattaataattaatatGTGACTTTTATGGTATGTATTATTTTCTACAGTATTTGTGTGCCTTGTGACACTTCCTATTATGTATGAGAGATATGAAGAAGAGGTGGATTATCTAGCAAGTAAAGGAAGCCAAGATGTGAAGAGATTGTTCAGCAAATTGGATTCAACAGTTCTCAATAGAATTCCTAGGGGACCTGTGAAAGAAAAG is a window of Lathyrus oleraceus cultivar Zhongwan6 chromosome 6, CAAS_Psat_ZW6_1.0, whole genome shotgun sequence DNA encoding:
- the LOC127098318 gene encoding reticulon-like protein B14 → MPNRDVGSGLFGRPLHSVLGGGKIADILLWKDKYLSAAIVAGFSIIWFLFEVVEYNLVTLLCHILIALMLIFFVWHNAAGLITWRLPDIYDFEISDSTTRFIHNKLNFFLRIFFDISTGNDLRFFFVTIAGLWIMSTIGTFFSTVNLLYTIFVCLVTLPIMYERYEEEVDYLASKGSQDVKRLFSKLDSTVLNRIPRGPVKEKKHN